The Prevotella sp. E9-3 genome has a window encoding:
- a CDS encoding ATP-binding protein produces the protein MKFYDRDSEIEILLDNEKQAEKSATFTVLMGRRRVGKTSLVTKTFEGHKHAYLFVSKDSEAMLCSKFQQTIEEQLGIKVYGRLTSFRDFFEVVMRESLQRHFTIIFDEFQNLYKINSAIFSEIQDLWDRYHRESHLNLITMGSIRSLMKRIFEDENEPLYGRPTSKFALLPFTIDVLKQIFRDYKPDYTPEDLLCLYMLTGGVAKYVELLMDAGCYTKEKMLNYLCRQDSYFLSEGRDLMNQEFGDEGSTYFSILQLIAEGLNRRSDIDGAIQKDMGTYLQNLEQNFNVVSRLKPILSKPNSKTSVYEITDQFLRFWFRFVCPYQSLVERGQLSLLRKNISLHYEQFSGRTLEMFFQQKTMESGHYTVVGNWWDRKGENEIDMIALNEFDHTGISAEIKRNPRKLSFTELERKVSNLPPSDFGRYHFTLQTLSLEDM, from the coding sequence ATGAAGTTCTATGATCGTGACTCGGAAATAGAGATCTTGCTTGATAATGAGAAGCAGGCAGAGAAAAGTGCAACTTTCACAGTGCTGATGGGACGAAGGCGAGTTGGTAAAACATCGCTTGTGACAAAGACTTTTGAAGGTCACAAGCATGCTTACTTGTTTGTCTCAAAAGATAGTGAGGCTATGCTTTGTAGTAAGTTTCAACAGACTATAGAAGAACAATTAGGTATTAAAGTATATGGCCGTTTGACCAGTTTCCGTGATTTCTTTGAGGTTGTGATGCGAGAGTCTCTTCAACGTCATTTCACTATTATATTCGACGAGTTTCAGAATCTGTACAAGATTAATTCGGCCATATTTAGTGAGATACAAGATTTGTGGGATCGCTATCATCGGGAGTCGCACCTCAATCTTATCACCATGGGAAGCATCCGTTCTCTTATGAAGCGTATATTCGAAGACGAGAATGAACCACTTTATGGGCGTCCCACTTCCAAATTTGCGCTTTTGCCTTTCACGATTGATGTACTCAAACAAATATTTCGTGACTACAAGCCCGACTACACCCCGGAGGACCTGTTATGTCTATACATGCTTACAGGTGGTGTTGCAAAATATGTAGAACTTTTAATGGATGCAGGCTGCTATACAAAAGAAAAGATGCTCAACTATTTATGCCGTCAGGATTCTTATTTTCTTTCTGAAGGGCGTGACTTGATGAATCAAGAGTTTGGGGATGAAGGCTCTACTTATTTTTCCATTCTCCAGCTAATTGCAGAAGGATTGAACCGCAGGTCGGATATTGATGGGGCAATTCAGAAGGATATGGGTACCTACCTGCAGAATTTGGAGCAGAATTTCAATGTTGTTTCTCGTCTGAAGCCCATACTTTCGAAACCGAATAGCAAAACAAGTGTTTACGAAATTACAGACCAGTTTCTCCGTTTCTGGTTCCGTTTTGTTTGTCCGTACCAGTCATTGGTGGAACGTGGCCAATTATCATTGTTACGTAAAAACATAAGCCTGCATTACGAGCAATTTTCGGGCAGGACGCTTGAGATGTTCTTTCAACAAAAGACAATGGAGTCTGGACACTATACTGTGGTAGGCAATTGGTGGGACCGCAAAGGCGAGAATGAGATTGATATGATAGCTCTTAACGAGTTTGACCACACAGGTATTTCTGCCGAGATAAAGCGTAATCCTCGAAAACTCAGTTTTACAGAGCTTGAACGAAAGGTGTCAAATCTGCCGCCTTCAGACTTTGGTCGCTATCACTTTACTTTGCAAACCTTATCTTTAGAAGATATGTAA
- a CDS encoding bifunctional 2-polyprenyl-6-hydroxyphenol methylase/3-demethylubiquinol 3-O-methyltransferase UbiG, translating to MQQRHLNRKQYFCELANTARTFYMEYLNTYIKLTPDTRVLEIGCGEGGNLLPFAEQGCKVTGIDICQTRINEAQTFFTEYHQQGTFICQNFLLSEEPRTENERYDLVLIHDVIEHIEPSNKRDFLLHIKHFLKQDGIAFFGFPAWQNPFGGHQQISVGLASKLPFIHLLPKPLYKVLLKTSGATASIIGELMSIRASRVTIENFERLVSEVGYTICKRTLWLINPHYKQKFHINPRRQWTFFANIPYLRNFYTTSAWYLLRQTQKQS from the coding sequence ATGCAACAACGACATCTGAACCGCAAACAGTATTTCTGTGAATTGGCTAACACGGCCAGGACATTCTATATGGAATACCTTAATACATACATCAAGCTAACGCCTGACACCCGGGTGCTGGAAATAGGCTGTGGCGAGGGAGGCAATCTTCTTCCATTCGCAGAACAGGGCTGCAAGGTAACTGGGATTGACATCTGTCAAACTAGAATCAATGAAGCACAGACGTTCTTCACAGAATATCACCAGCAGGGAACTTTCATCTGCCAGAATTTTCTCCTTTCAGAAGAGCCAAGGACGGAGAATGAACGGTATGACCTCGTACTTATTCACGATGTAATAGAGCACATCGAACCATCCAATAAACGAGACTTTCTTCTTCACATCAAACACTTCCTCAAACAAGATGGCATCGCTTTCTTTGGTTTTCCTGCCTGGCAGAACCCATTTGGAGGCCATCAGCAAATTAGCGTTGGTCTGGCCTCCAAACTTCCTTTCATTCATCTGCTGCCAAAGCCGCTCTACAAAGTCCTGTTGAAGACAAGCGGAGCCACAGCAAGTATCATTGGCGAACTGATGAGCATACGAGCTTCGCGGGTGACCATAGAGAACTTTGAACGACTGGTTTCCGAGGTCGGTTATACCATTTGCAAGCGCACCCTTTGGCTCATCAACCCACACTACAAGCAGAAGTTCCACATAAATCCTCGCCGCCAGTGGACTTTCTTTGCCAATATTCCATATCTTCGCAACTTCTATACTACATCAGCATGGTATTTACTCCGTCAAACTCAAAAACAATCATAA
- a CDS encoding sigma-70 family RNA polymerase sigma factor, whose translation MKDEIQLIERGRQGDETALGSLYRAYHRQMTMICQRIVDNRQVAEELAHDAFLLAFAKMDQLHNPQRFEAWLTSITTNVARRYMQRHHDPAMLSLSTLSEEVIGSAASLVEELPGEPIPTEDKPLPTMEELMTAVDALPKGYGQVFKLAVIQEMSHKEIAEILGIAAHSSSSQLSRAKKMLQKSLAQYWLLWLMPLLLPLAIYLYKTGKTTDVPQPIVTKQEQTTPDTKHDDEGTPTIGQGTPAIPIIATQQIAIAPVKDVPVDSLTPADTLQHTGEETESTDTATILHNNKPLPDLRPDKDINIADLFPEKSTEIKDRQKWSVELAYTGSMGEQNANRPFIFTETEMTDETEMTDITSEVPPIRSFDKWSDYAEALQNGTLDVDYKTYQFLLKIAQNNAAQPSTDMIERKTHHYMPISFSLALKYKLNNRFGLETGLSYSHLKSESEVGTGGNAIREQQTIHYLGIPLKGTYNIYNVRRWNLYGSLGAKLEIPVYAPFSTSYFVNGMKELEEKTTLHAPLQWSIGTGIGLQYNLTPNIGFFAEPSLQYYIPTGSDIETYRTEHPFTFSLPLGIRITW comes from the coding sequence ATGAAGGATGAAATCCAACTCATAGAGCGAGGGCGACAGGGCGATGAGACTGCTTTGGGGAGCCTATATAGGGCATATCACCGACAAATGACGATGATATGCCAACGCATCGTAGACAATCGTCAAGTGGCAGAGGAATTGGCACATGATGCTTTTCTACTGGCTTTTGCCAAGATGGATCAACTGCATAACCCACAACGCTTTGAGGCATGGCTGACAAGTATTACAACCAATGTTGCCCGACGCTATATGCAGCGGCATCATGATCCCGCAATGCTTTCGCTTTCCACTCTCTCAGAAGAAGTCATCGGCTCTGCCGCTTCGCTTGTCGAAGAACTTCCTGGGGAACCTATTCCAACAGAAGACAAGCCGTTACCAACTATGGAAGAACTGATGACGGCTGTAGATGCGCTGCCCAAAGGCTATGGACAGGTATTCAAGTTGGCGGTCATCCAAGAAATGTCGCATAAGGAAATTGCCGAAATCCTTGGAATTGCAGCCCATTCTTCATCGTCACAACTGTCACGGGCAAAGAAAATGTTGCAGAAGTCACTTGCACAGTATTGGCTGTTGTGGCTCATGCCACTTCTGTTGCCTTTGGCCATATATCTTTATAAAACAGGAAAGACCACTGACGTGCCGCAACCAATAGTAACAAAACAAGAACAGACTACGCCTGATACAAAGCATGATGATGAAGGTACTCCGACGATAGGGCAAGGAACTCCTGCCATTCCAATAATTGCGACACAGCAAATAGCCATTGCTCCTGTCAAAGATGTTCCAGTAGATAGTCTTACTCCTGCTGACACGCTCCAACATACCGGCGAAGAAACAGAGAGTACCGACACTGCGACCATCTTGCACAACAACAAGCCACTGCCCGACTTGCGTCCAGACAAAGATATAAATATAGCAGACCTGTTCCCGGAAAAGTCCACAGAGATTAAGGATAGACAGAAGTGGTCTGTAGAATTGGCATACACAGGTAGTATGGGTGAACAGAATGCTAACCGTCCGTTTATATTCACTGAAACGGAGATGACAGATGAAACGGAGATGACAGATATTACAAGCGAAGTTCCGCCTATCCGCTCTTTCGACAAATGGAGCGATTATGCCGAGGCATTACAGAATGGAACACTTGATGTTGATTACAAGACGTATCAGTTCTTGTTGAAGATTGCCCAAAACAACGCAGCCCAGCCCAGCACGGACATGATTGAGCGTAAGACTCACCATTACATGCCAATCTCTTTCTCCTTGGCATTGAAGTACAAACTGAATAACCGCTTTGGCTTAGAGACAGGCTTGAGTTATAGCCATCTGAAATCAGAGTCCGAAGTAGGAACAGGTGGGAACGCCATCCGTGAGCAACAGACCATACATTACCTCGGCATACCTCTGAAGGGTACATATAATATATATAATGTAAGAAGATGGAACCTATACGGAAGTCTTGGCGCGAAGTTGGAGATACCTGTTTATGCTCCGTTCAGCACAAGCTATTTCGTTAATGGAATGAAAGAACTGGAAGAGAAGACTACGCTCCATGCTCCGTTGCAGTGGTCGATAGGAACAGGCATTGGCTTGCAGTATAACCTCACACCTAACATCGGTTTCTTTGCTGAGCCAAGTCTGCAATACTACATCCCGACGGGTAGCGACATCGAGACCTACCGCACAGAACACCCATTCACGTTCTCGTTGCCATTAGGAATCCGCATAACATGGTAG